Proteins encoded within one genomic window of Oryza brachyantha chromosome 7, ObraRS2, whole genome shotgun sequence:
- the LOC102700078 gene encoding chaperonin-like RbcX protein 2, chloroplastic: MAAAIARMAAAIARMAAAVACHLPSSSACRAAPPLPPSSRVGGLRWRRRRRTVAARRRGRRLGRGGLVIVDEFGGQYEEGFEDVHTEIVNYFTYKATSTVLHQLYEMNPPAYTWLYNYVVVNDPKEGKHFLVALAKERQDLAERVMITRLHLYSKWIKKFDHAKMYEKISNENLEIMRQRLMETVAWPTDDTNTSDTAK, from the exons ATGGCTGCCGCCATCGCGCGGATGGCTGCCGCCATCGCGCGGATGGCTGCGGCGGTCGCCTGCCACCTTCCCAGCTCCTCCGCATGCCGCGCGGCGCCACcattgccgccgtcgtcgcgcgtcGGGGGGctgaggtggcggcggcggcggcgcacggtggcggcgcggcggagggggaggaggctcggccgcggcggcctcgtCATCGTGGACGAGTTCGGCGGGCAGTACGAGGAGGGTTTCGAAGACGTGCACACG GAAATCGTGAACTACTTCACTTACAAGGCCACAAGCACGGTGCTCCATCAATTGTATGAAATGAACCCGCCAGCGTATACTTGGCTCTACAA CTACGTTGTGGTTAACGACCCAAAAGAGGGTAAACATTTCCTCGTCGCACTCGCAAAG GAGAGGCAAGATCTGGCAGAAAGAGTGATGATTACACGGCTTCATTTGTACAGCAAATGGATCAAG AAATTCGACCATGCAAAAATGTACGAGAAGATCTCGAACGAGAATCTGGAGATAATGCGTCAGAGGCTAATGGAAACCGTAGCGTGGCCAACCGATGACACAAACACCAGCGACACAGCAAAATGA